The following proteins are co-located in the Tripterygium wilfordii isolate XIE 37 chromosome 2, ASM1340144v1, whole genome shotgun sequence genome:
- the LOC119981120 gene encoding auxin-induced protein 10A5-like, producing MSKCNKIRHIVRIQQMLKRWRRKARMAAFAPLDVPQGHVAVCVGESCRRYVVLATHLNHPIFRRLLVQAEEEYGFTNVGPLAIPCDESLFEEILQVVSRSNSGRFLNLEDLQRCCHVDMKNSLEFLSESRPLLHN from the coding sequence ATGTCGAAGTGTAACAAGATCAGACACATTGTGAGGATCCAACAGATGCTAAAACGGTGGCGTAGGAAGGCCAGGATGGCAGCCTTTGCACCGTTGGATGTGCCGCAAGGACACGTGGCTGTCTGTGTAGGGGAGAGTTGCAGGAGATATGTCGTGCTCGCAACGCACCTGAACCATCCCATCTTCAGGCGGCTCCTCGTACAAGCCGAGGAGGAGTACGGTTTTACAAACGTAGGACCGTTGGCGATTCCGTGTGACGAGTCACTGTTTGAGGAGATTCTCCAGGTCGTGTCCAGGTCCAACTCGGGTCGGTTCTTGAATCTCGAAGATCTTCAAAGATGCTGCCACGTGGATATGAAGAATAGTCTTGAGTTTTTGAGTGAATCTCGGCCGTTGCTTCACAATTAG
- the LOC119981107 gene encoding probable ribosome-binding factor A, chloroplastic, which translates to MSHILLHHPHPLPITTVLSKSLSFSFPKSTAPFHLHPRARTIRCMANPRRVKMVAKQIQRELSDMLLKDKVLQYAVLPEASLGADRYLSSLTTISEVEVSADLQVVKVYVSVFGDERGKDVAIAGLKSKAKYVRGELGKRMKLRLTPEIRFIEDESLERGSRVIAILDRLQDEKKTTGSQSEKLDESSDLYQDDRDWDGDDPDEGIIYVD; encoded by the exons ATGTCACACATACTCCTTCACCATCCACACCCTCTGCCAATCACGACCGTCCTCTCCAAATCACTCTCATTTTCCTTCCCGAAATCAACGGCCCCCTTTCATCTACATCCACGGGCAAGAACGATAAGGTGTATGGCGAACCCGAGGAGAGTCAAAATGGTGGCTAAGCAGATCCAGAGAGAGCTATCCGACATGCTCCTTAAAGACAAGGTCCTTCAATACGCTGTTCTTCCCGAAGCATCCCTCGGAGCCGACCGTTACTTGTCTTCTCTCACCACCATCAGCGAGGTCGAAGTCTCCGCTGATTTGCAG GTGGTTAAAGTATATGTGTCTGTGTTTGGTGATGAAAGAGGGAAGGATGTCGCGATTGCTGGACTGAAGTCAAAAGCTAAATATGTTCGCGGTGAGCTGGGCAAGAGAATGAAGTTGCGGCTTACTCCTGAGATACGCTTTATAGAAGATGAATCTTTGGAGAGAGGAAGCAGA GTGATTGCAATATTAGACAGGCTACAGGATGAGAAAAAAACTACAGGAAGTCAAAGTGAAAAACTAGATGAATCATCTGATTTGTATCAAGATGACAGAGATTGGGATGGAGATGACCCTGATGAAGGCATCATTTACGTAGACTAG
- the LOC119981126 gene encoding uncharacterized protein LOC119981126, giving the protein MAPPPGPYSGTSTLALVARVSAFSYGVVYGSLKLKYLQAKAKSQKKAEAKAHH; this is encoded by the exons ATGGCGCCGCCTCCAGGACCCTACTCCGGCACCAGCACTCTCGCTTTG GTGGCTCGAGTTTCTGCATTCTCTTACGGGGTCGTTTATGGGAGCCTCAAGCTCAAATACCTCCAG GCAAAGGCGAAGTCTCAGAAGAAAGCGGAAGCCAAGGCTCACCATTGA
- the LOC119982775 gene encoding transcription factor RF2a-like, translating to MGDTQEVHNDMMQRLQSSFGTSSSSIPKQSLSLGNQVDIPQLKTSQMRARHFSQFAQNFSGDGNKRVGIPPSHPNQISPASPHSQIPVSRPVSQQMGSQNFSPGPTHSRSLSQPSSFFSLDSLPPLNPATVPDSPSTSVSDPVSADVSMEERDTTLHSVLPPSPFPRGNSLRVGEGLPPRKAHRRSNSDIPFGFYNVLQSSPPLIPLGGTGGLGPPVPGRENAGASKPAQLIRKESNWERGSDNNAEGMGERKSEGEVVDDLFSAYMNLDNIDALNSSGTDDKTGNENFVHLDSRASGTETNGADSSDNEAESSVNDGDNNMQRFRVSSSTEKREGLKRSAGGDIAPTTRHYRSVSMDSFMGKLNFGDESLKLPPSPGAPPGQLSPCKSIDGNSATFSLEFGNGEFSGDELKKIMANGKLAEIVLTDPNRAKRILANRQSAARSKERKMRYMSELEHKVQTLQTEATTLSAQLTLLQRDSIGLTNQNNELKFRLQAMEQQAQLRDALNETLTAEVRWLKVATQEMSEDSDPPKCMQQLPTDPQIFQLQQQASQLNIHQLLPQQWQPSSSQFNNQQQEPQLNSKMAPQQQNLKEINENKWKLLMPT from the exons ATGGGGGATACTCAAGAGGTACACAATGATATGATGCAAAGGCTACAGTCTTCATTTGGGACATCATCTTCTTCGATTCCTAAGCAAAGCTTGTCCCTTGGTAACCAAGTGGACATACCCCAGTTGAAAACTTCGCAAATGCGTGCACGCCATTTCTCTCAATTTGCTCAGAATTTTAGTGGTGATGGTAATAAAAGAGTGGGTATACCACCCTCACATCCGAACCAGATTTCTCCAGCTTCACCTCATTCTCAGATCCCTGTGTCCAGGCCTGTGAGCCAGCAAATGGGTTCTCAGAATTTTAGCCCGGGGCCTACTCATTCTCGATCTTTGTCACAGCCATCGTCATTTTTCTCACTTGATTCGCTGCCCCCTTTAAACCCAGCCACTGTTCCTGACTCGCCATCTACATCAGTTTCGGACCCTGTTTCGGCTGATGTGTCAATGGAAGAAAGGGATACAACTTTGCATTCGGTATTGCCTCCATCACCTTTTCCAAGGGGTAATTCTCTGAGGGTTGGCGAGGGTTTACCCCCACGAAAGGCGCACAGGCGATCTAATAGTGATATTCCATTTGGGTTTTACAATGTGTTGCAATCTTCACCACCCCTCATTCCTTTAGGAGGTACTGGTGGATTGGGGCCGCCAGTCCCTGGAAGAGAAAATGCAGGGGCCTCTAAGCCGGCTCAGTTGATTagaaaggaatcaaattgggaGAGAGGTAGTGATAACAATGCAGAAGGAATGGGTGAGAGGAAATCTGAGGGAGAAGTTGTGGATGATTTATTTTCTGCCTACATGAATTTGGATAATATTGATGCCTTGAACTCTTCAGGCACTGATGATAAAACTGGTAATgagaattttgtgcatttggaTAGTAGAGCTAGTGGAACTGAAACAAATGGAGCTGATAGCAGTGACAATGAAGCAGAAAGCAGCGTAAACGACGGCGATAATAACATGCAGAGATTCAGAGTGAGTTCCTCCACCGAGAAGAGAGAAGGGCTTAAAAGGAGTGCTGGCGGAGATATTGCTCCAACTACCAGACACTACAGAAGTGTTTCCATGGATAGTTTTATGGGAAAGTTGAATTTTGGTGATGAGTCCCTGAAACTCCCACCTTCTCCTGGAGCTCCTCCTGGACAGTTATCTCCCTGTAAATCAATTGATGGAAATTCGGCCACATTCAGCTTGGAATTCGGGAATGGTGAATTTAGCGGAGATGAGCTGAAAAAAATTATGGCGAACGGGAAACTTGCTGAGATTGTACTAACTGACCCGAATCGTGCAAAAAG AATTTTGGCAAATCGTCAATCAGCTGCGCGTTCAAAAGAGCGGAAGATGAGATACATGTCGGAGTTGGAACACAAGGTCCAGACACTGCAAACAGAAGCTACCACATTGTCTGCCCAGCTTACGCTTTTGCAG AGAGACTCCATTGGGCTGACAAACCAAAATAATGAGTTGAAATTTCGTCTTCAAGCCATGGAGCAACAGGCACAACTTCGTGATG CTTTAAATGAAACACTGACAGCCGAGGTCCGATGGTTGAAGGTTGCTACTCAAGAGATGAGTGAGGATTCTGACCCCCCCAAGTGCATGCAACAGCTTCCTACTGACCCCCAGATATTCCAGCTGCAGCAGCAGGCTTCCCAACTCAACATTCATCAGTTGCTACCACAACAGTGGCAGCCGTCTTCTTCCCAATTTAACAATCAACAACAGGAGCCACAACTCAACAGCAAAATGGCACCACAACAACAAAATCTGAAGGAAATCAATGAGAACAAGTGGAAGTTACTGATGCCCACATAA
- the LOC120014114 gene encoding protein BASIC PENTACYSTEINE4-like isoform X2 encodes MGDDGQQENGRFKWNMMVQHQAKQNNALEMNKKIMSILAERDAAIRERNTAISEKQEAWAARDEALRQRDEALTERDKALMVRDNALAAIQYRENSMNFPLGGGVQHGSKRLFPPTYHSTETSEALESGEMHVTEAIPLSTIAAETGKSRQVKRMKENKAHEPGQGATKSPRKRKKVGEDLNKQVPSHGKKIKVDWDSQDMGLNLIHFDDTTMPVPVCSCTGFPRPCYKWGNGGWQSSCCTFTISSYPLPQMPNKRHARVGGRKMSGSVFTRLLTRASANGYDLSQPLDLKEYWAKHGTNRYITIK; translated from the exons ATGGGTGATGATGGGCAACAGGAAAATGGGAGATTCAAG TGGAATATGATGGTCCAGcatcaagcaaaacaaaataatgctTTAGAGATGAATAAAAAGATAATGTCCATCCTTGCCGAGAGGGATGCAGCCATTCGAGAAAGGAACACAGCAATATCAGAAAAGCAGGAAGCCTGGGCTGCACGAGACGAGGCTCTCAGGCAGCGAGATGAAGCACTTACTGAGCGGGATAAAGCCCTGATGGTTCGAGATAATGCTCTAGCCGCAATTCAATATCGAGAGAATTCAATGAACTTTCCTTTGGGTGGTGGAGTTCAACATGGATCGAAGCGTCTCTTCCCTCCAACATATCATTCAACTGAAACGAGTGAAGCTCTTGAATCTGGAGAAATGCATGTAACCGAAGCAATTCCTTTATCAACCATTGCTGCTGAAACTGGCAAGTCACGCCAGGTAAAACGCATGAAGGAGAATAAAGCACATGAACCAGGTCAGGGTGCAACAAAGTCACCGCGAAAGAGGAAGAAAGTAGGTGAGGATTTGAACAAGCAAGTTCCATCTCATGGGAAAAAGATTAAGGTTGACTGGGATAGTCAGGACATGGGCTTGAACCTGATCCATTTTGACGATACCACCATGCCAGTTCCAGTTTGCTCATGCACAGGATTCCCTCGTCCCTGCTACAAATGGGGGAATGGTGGATGGCAGTCATCTTGTTGCACCTTTACTATTTCGTCATACCCGCTACCACAGATGCCAAACAAGCGCCACGCCCGAGTGGGTGGGCGGAAGATGAGTGGCAGTGTCTTCACGAGACTGCTTACTCGGGCATCTGCAAATGGCTATGATCTGTCGCAGCCGCTTGATCTCAAGGAATATTGGGCCAAACATGGGACGAATCGCTACATCACCATCAAATAG
- the LOC120014114 gene encoding protein BASIC PENTACYSTEINE4-like isoform X1, producing MGDDGQQENGRFKVGYYKGVHPPWNMMVQHQAKQNNALEMNKKIMSILAERDAAIRERNTAISEKQEAWAARDEALRQRDEALTERDKALMVRDNALAAIQYRENSMNFPLGGGVQHGSKRLFPPTYHSTETSEALESGEMHVTEAIPLSTIAAETGKSRQVKRMKENKAHEPGQGATKSPRKRKKVGEDLNKQVPSHGKKIKVDWDSQDMGLNLIHFDDTTMPVPVCSCTGFPRPCYKWGNGGWQSSCCTFTISSYPLPQMPNKRHARVGGRKMSGSVFTRLLTRASANGYDLSQPLDLKEYWAKHGTNRYITIK from the exons ATGGGTGATGATGGGCAACAGGAAAATGGGAGATTCAAGGTGGGTTACTACAAGGGAGTACATCCTCCG TGGAATATGATGGTCCAGcatcaagcaaaacaaaataatgctTTAGAGATGAATAAAAAGATAATGTCCATCCTTGCCGAGAGGGATGCAGCCATTCGAGAAAGGAACACAGCAATATCAGAAAAGCAGGAAGCCTGGGCTGCACGAGACGAGGCTCTCAGGCAGCGAGATGAAGCACTTACTGAGCGGGATAAAGCCCTGATGGTTCGAGATAATGCTCTAGCCGCAATTCAATATCGAGAGAATTCAATGAACTTTCCTTTGGGTGGTGGAGTTCAACATGGATCGAAGCGTCTCTTCCCTCCAACATATCATTCAACTGAAACGAGTGAAGCTCTTGAATCTGGAGAAATGCATGTAACCGAAGCAATTCCTTTATCAACCATTGCTGCTGAAACTGGCAAGTCACGCCAGGTAAAACGCATGAAGGAGAATAAAGCACATGAACCAGGTCAGGGTGCAACAAAGTCACCGCGAAAGAGGAAGAAAGTAGGTGAGGATTTGAACAAGCAAGTTCCATCTCATGGGAAAAAGATTAAGGTTGACTGGGATAGTCAGGACATGGGCTTGAACCTGATCCATTTTGACGATACCACCATGCCAGTTCCAGTTTGCTCATGCACAGGATTCCCTCGTCCCTGCTACAAATGGGGGAATGGTGGATGGCAGTCATCTTGTTGCACCTTTACTATTTCGTCATACCCGCTACCACAGATGCCAAACAAGCGCCACGCCCGAGTGGGTGGGCGGAAGATGAGTGGCAGTGTCTTCACGAGACTGCTTACTCGGGCATCTGCAAATGGCTATGATCTGTCGCAGCCGCTTGATCTCAAGGAATATTGGGCCAAACATGGGACGAATCGCTACATCACCATCAAATAG